In Streptomyces sp. P3, one DNA window encodes the following:
- a CDS encoding ester cyclase, producing MTTILAEAAATDVNAVEALCARWEKAWNDHDGDAVAALCAEDLVYDEPALGETAHGPDSIRAFVTQMAQAFPDYSFTRMGLYGEVTRRAVLVAWRFSGTLAGTDQRVEFHGDDRLELGEDGLIHAYRCLYDHRFVLSQIGRAKAGK from the coding sequence ATGACCACGATCCTGGCCGAAGCGGCCGCTACAGACGTCAATGCCGTTGAAGCGCTCTGCGCTCGATGGGAGAAGGCCTGGAACGACCACGACGGCGACGCCGTGGCGGCGCTGTGCGCCGAAGACCTGGTGTACGACGAGCCGGCGCTGGGCGAGACGGCGCACGGCCCCGACAGCATCCGCGCCTTCGTGACGCAGATGGCGCAGGCCTTCCCCGACTACTCGTTCACCCGCATGGGGCTGTACGGGGAGGTGACCCGGCGGGCCGTGCTGGTGGCGTGGCGCTTCTCGGGGACCCTCGCCGGCACCGATCAGCGCGTGGAATTCCACGGTGACGACCGTCTGGAGCTGGGCGAGGACGGGCTGATCCACGCCTACCGGTGCCTGTACGACCACCGCTTCGTGCTCAGCCAGATCGGCCGCGCGAAAGCCGGGAAGTGA
- a CDS encoding sensor histidine kinase — MNLLPATDNPTTTRTWRQGCLRAAGITSLVLLAVADVFIAGANGKALWPLCLFLSLGLAAVLWPPARRPAWLTPQLRAAVLAGASLALTAVATTTERIRMFGPGEVAILLCLLMITVRACPPRWAGVCAVLTGGAAIAAPLRFYADDVRDDILILGLTLVVALPTVITAGIGVYLRTLDHRRGVAVAETRRSERLAMAADLHDFVAHHVTGILVQTQMARMMATTEPDRLDPVLAGIEHAAAEALGSMRLTVGILREGPRGAARLEADENRPVDDLTSLTTMVDRFGGPTGPKAELHRDTSVPRDLPHEVQAAAYRVVQEALTNVRRHAADATEVTVLLTHADDTLRVTVRDNGHGGTPIPHAARGGGFGIVGLTERVTALGGQLRTGPRTERGWEVMALLPAMRRGD; from the coding sequence GTGAACCTCCTGCCTGCGACAGACAACCCCACCACGACGCGGACTTGGCGACAGGGCTGCCTGCGTGCGGCGGGGATCACCTCGCTGGTACTGCTGGCCGTCGCGGACGTGTTCATCGCCGGCGCCAACGGCAAGGCCCTCTGGCCGCTGTGCCTGTTCCTTTCGCTCGGCCTCGCGGCCGTCCTGTGGCCCCCCGCCCGCCGGCCCGCGTGGCTCACCCCGCAACTGCGTGCCGCCGTACTCGCGGGCGCGTCCCTGGCACTGACCGCCGTCGCCACGACGACCGAGCGGATACGCATGTTCGGGCCCGGTGAAGTGGCAATCCTGCTCTGCCTGCTGATGATCACCGTCCGCGCCTGCCCACCGCGGTGGGCAGGCGTGTGCGCCGTACTCACCGGCGGGGCAGCCATCGCGGCGCCGTTGCGCTTCTACGCCGACGACGTCCGGGACGACATCCTGATCCTGGGGCTGACACTGGTGGTGGCGCTGCCGACCGTCATCACCGCCGGCATCGGCGTCTACCTGCGCACCCTGGACCACAGGCGCGGCGTCGCGGTCGCCGAGACCCGCCGCTCCGAACGCCTCGCCATGGCAGCCGACCTGCACGACTTCGTCGCCCACCACGTCACCGGCATCCTGGTCCAGACACAGATGGCCCGCATGATGGCCACCACCGAACCCGACCGCCTGGACCCGGTCCTGGCGGGCATCGAGCACGCCGCGGCCGAGGCGCTCGGCTCCATGCGACTGACCGTCGGCATCCTGCGCGAAGGCCCGCGGGGTGCGGCCCGCCTCGAGGCGGACGAGAACCGCCCGGTGGACGACCTGACCTCCCTCACGACGATGGTCGACCGATTCGGCGGTCCGACCGGCCCGAAGGCCGAACTGCACCGTGACACCTCAGTGCCCCGCGACCTGCCTCACGAAGTGCAGGCTGCCGCCTACCGTGTCGTCCAGGAAGCCCTCACGAACGTACGGCGCCACGCCGCCGACGCCACCGAAGTCACCGTCCTCCTCACCCACGCCGACGACACCCTGCGCGTGACCGTGCGCGACAACGGGCACGGAGGCACCCCGATACCGCACGCGGCCCGCGGCGGAGGCTTCGGCATCGTCGGCCTCACCGAGCGCGTCACCGCCCTCGGCGGCCAACTGCGCACCGGCCCACGCACCGAGCGCGGCTGGGAGGTCATGGCGCTCCTCCCCGCCATGAGACGAGGGGACTGA
- a CDS encoding ABC transporter permease, which yields MFRTALRNVLAHKARLLMTVLAVMLGVAFVSGTLIFTDTYQNASSSQTARSYAHVDVQVVADPDYPGESPGINGKTVDDIARVDGVADAAGRVTGQAYVADRHGGLLGSGAGNSAANFAPGKDGKDPLYVFAGGGGPTGPGQVALDKDSAEKGGYQVGDTVPVALEGPAKTYKLSGVFTTDDDSVAGGGSMVLFDTPVAQGLFGRPGISEYVTVTADPGVSSTELAAAVDRVLPDSEKAETGRQLADERARSVKGDASLLNTILFAFAGVALFVSVFLIANTFTMLAAQRTRELALLRAVGASRRQVTRSVLIEAMAVGAVASVAGLGFGAAMAAVARETVDFGGGRIPDGPLIVASTTVLVAVVVGVLLTMVAAWLPARRAAKIPPVAAIGSAHLPATTRSLVLRNLLGGVITLLGAPVAVAGAVTGGSDGGALVGLGAFLTMIGVIVLIPLLSRPVIAVVRPLLRRGFGVCGKLAGQNAVRSPRRTAATASALAIGLTLVSTLTVLGVTLADSADRMSTDIIRADYMVTAGGLRLDASAVDALRKVRGVTAVSQDRWVGMEIDGIQEDVSAVTPADFSKAFHLPLVSGSQDTLAKGRIAVAEALARSKGWKVGDTLPAEYGDSGKKGRLTVGAVFETNDVLMPIVGSADVIAPHADRTPVATIYVKTDGSTDEKALAGALTGRPGIKIGDRQDIRDAFSGEVDTVLNVLYALLAISLVIAVLGVVNTLAMSVFERQREVGMLRAVGFDRQGVTRMIQLEAVIISLFGAVIGIGLGTFLGWAVCEATKADIPGYALVLPWGRFALFLLLAALVGLLAAMWPARSAARLNMLTAIKSE from the coding sequence ATGTTCCGCACAGCCCTGCGCAACGTCCTCGCGCACAAGGCCAGGCTGCTGATGACCGTGCTCGCCGTCATGCTCGGCGTCGCGTTCGTCTCCGGCACCCTGATCTTCACCGACACCTATCAGAACGCCTCCAGCAGCCAGACGGCCAGAAGTTACGCCCACGTGGACGTCCAGGTCGTGGCAGACCCCGACTACCCCGGCGAGTCCCCCGGCATCAACGGCAAGACGGTCGACGACATCGCCCGGGTCGACGGGGTCGCCGATGCCGCCGGGAGGGTCACCGGGCAGGCCTACGTCGCCGACAGGCACGGCGGGCTCCTCGGCAGCGGCGCGGGCAACTCGGCCGCCAACTTCGCTCCGGGGAAGGACGGCAAGGACCCGCTCTACGTGTTCGCCGGCGGCGGCGGGCCCACCGGGCCCGGGCAGGTCGCTCTCGACAAGGACAGCGCCGAGAAGGGCGGCTACCAGGTCGGCGACACCGTGCCCGTCGCCCTCGAGGGTCCGGCGAAGACGTACAAGCTCTCCGGCGTCTTCACCACCGACGACGACTCGGTGGCCGGGGGCGGCAGCATGGTGCTGTTCGACACGCCGGTCGCGCAGGGGCTCTTCGGTCGGCCGGGCATCTCCGAGTACGTCACCGTCACCGCTGACCCCGGTGTTTCGAGCACCGAGCTCGCCGCGGCCGTCGACAGGGTGCTTCCCGACTCCGAGAAGGCCGAAACGGGTCGGCAACTCGCCGACGAGCGAGCTCGATCGGTGAAGGGAGACGCGTCGCTGCTCAATACGATCCTGTTCGCCTTCGCCGGCGTCGCGCTCTTCGTCAGCGTCTTCCTGATCGCCAACACCTTCACCATGCTGGCCGCCCAGCGCACCCGGGAACTCGCCTTGCTGCGCGCGGTCGGCGCCTCCCGCAGGCAGGTCACCCGGTCCGTGCTGATCGAGGCGATGGCGGTCGGCGCGGTCGCCTCGGTCGCCGGGCTCGGGTTCGGCGCCGCCATGGCCGCCGTAGCGCGTGAGACGGTCGACTTCGGCGGCGGGAGGATCCCGGACGGGCCGCTGATCGTCGCGTCGACGACGGTCCTGGTCGCGGTGGTCGTCGGTGTCCTGCTCACCATGGTGGCCGCCTGGCTGCCGGCCCGTCGCGCGGCGAAGATCCCGCCGGTCGCCGCGATCGGCAGTGCCCACCTGCCCGCCACCACCAGGTCCCTGGTCCTGCGGAACCTGCTCGGCGGCGTCATCACGCTGCTCGGCGCGCCGGTCGCCGTTGCGGGGGCGGTGACCGGCGGCTCCGACGGCGGGGCGCTCGTCGGGCTCGGCGCCTTCCTCACGATGATCGGTGTCATCGTGCTGATCCCGTTGCTGTCCCGGCCGGTGATCGCGGTGGTGAGGCCGCTGCTGCGGCGCGGCTTCGGGGTCTGCGGCAAGCTGGCGGGCCAGAACGCGGTACGCAGTCCACGCCGTACCGCCGCCACCGCCTCCGCGCTGGCGATCGGGCTCACACTGGTGAGCACTCTGACCGTGCTCGGTGTCACCCTCGCGGACTCCGCGGACAGGATGAGCACGGACATCATCAGGGCCGACTACATGGTCACGGCCGGTGGACTGCGGCTGGACGCCTCGGCGGTGGATGCCCTGCGCAAGGTCCGGGGCGTCACGGCGGTGTCGCAGGACCGGTGGGTGGGGATGGAGATCGACGGCATCCAGGAGGATGTCTCCGCCGTGACCCCGGCGGACTTCTCCAAGGCCTTCCACCTCCCGCTGGTCTCCGGCTCGCAGGACACGCTCGCCAAGGGGCGGATAGCCGTCGCCGAGGCCCTCGCGCGGTCCAAGGGCTGGAAGGTGGGAGACACCCTGCCGGCGGAGTACGGGGACTCGGGAAAGAAGGGCAGGCTGACCGTCGGGGCCGTCTTCGAGACCAACGACGTCCTCATGCCGATCGTCGGCTCCGCGGACGTGATCGCACCGCACGCCGACAGGACGCCCGTCGCGACGATCTACGTCAAGACGGACGGCAGCACGGACGAGAAGGCACTCGCCGGCGCCCTTACCGGGCGCCCGGGAATCAAGATCGGCGACCGGCAGGACATCCGCGACGCGTTCAGCGGAGAAGTCGACACCGTGCTGAACGTCCTGTACGCGCTGCTGGCGATCTCCCTGGTCATCGCGGTGCTGGGGGTGGTGAACACCCTTGCGATGTCGGTCTTCGAGCGGCAGCGGGAGGTCGGCATGCTGCGAGCCGTCGGGTTCGACCGGCAGGGTGTGACGCGGATGATCCAGCTGGAGGCCGTGATCATCTCCCTCTTCGGGGCGGTGATCGGGATCGGCCTCGGGACCTTCCTGGGCTGGGCGGTCTGCGAGGCCACGAAGGCGGACATCCCCGGGTACGCGCTGGTGCTGCCGTGGGGCAGGTTCGCACTCTTCCTGCTGCTGGCGGCGCTGGTCGGCCTGCTGGCCGCCATGTGGCCCGCCCGTAGCGCGGCCCGGCTGAACATGCTCACCGCCATCAAGTCCGAGTAG
- a CDS encoding ABC transporter ATP-binding protein has translation MTTSPPAPRTPTLAARATDLSKVYGQGDTQVVALDRVSVGFGQSQFTAIMGPSGSGKSTLMHCVAGLDSFSSGSVRVGDVELGSLTDRQLTRLRRDKVGFIFQAFNLLPTLTALENITLPMDIAGRAPDKEWLDSVIRMVGLSGRLTHRPAQLSGGQQQRVAVARALASKPDIVFGDEPTGNLDSRAGAEVLGFLRDSVRALGQTVVMVTHDPVAASYADRVVFLADGRIVDEMYEPTADGVLELMKSFDTKFRTS, from the coding sequence GTGACCACCTCGCCCCCCGCTCCCCGCACTCCCACCCTGGCCGCCCGTGCCACCGACCTCTCCAAGGTCTACGGGCAGGGCGACACCCAGGTGGTCGCCCTCGACCGGGTCAGTGTCGGCTTCGGACAGTCCCAGTTCACCGCGATCATGGGACCCTCCGGATCCGGCAAGTCCACGCTGATGCACTGCGTGGCCGGGCTGGACAGCTTCTCCTCCGGTTCGGTCCGCGTCGGCGACGTCGAGCTCGGGTCCCTGACGGACAGGCAGCTCACCAGACTCCGCAGGGACAAGGTCGGCTTCATCTTCCAGGCGTTCAACCTGCTGCCGACGCTCACCGCGCTCGAGAACATCACGCTTCCGATGGACATAGCGGGCCGGGCGCCGGACAAGGAGTGGCTGGACAGCGTCATCCGGATGGTCGGCCTGTCCGGCCGGCTCACCCACCGCCCCGCCCAGCTCTCCGGAGGCCAGCAGCAGCGGGTGGCCGTCGCCCGGGCGCTCGCCTCCAAGCCGGACATCGTCTTCGGCGACGAGCCGACGGGAAACCTGGACTCCCGCGCGGGTGCCGAGGTCCTCGGGTTCCTGCGCGACTCCGTACGGGCGTTGGGTCAGACCGTCGTCATGGTCACCCATGATCCGGTCGCGGCCTCCTACGCGGACCGGGTCGTCTTCCTCGCCGACGGGAGGATCGTCGACGAGATGTACGAGCCCACCGCGGACGGGGTCCTCGAGCTCATGAAGTCCTTCGACACCAAATTCCGTACGAGCTGA